One Capra hircus breed San Clemente chromosome 27, ASM170441v1, whole genome shotgun sequence DNA window includes the following coding sequences:
- the PLAT gene encoding tissue-type plasminogen activator: MMNAVKTQFLCLLLCGAVFTWPSQETYRRLRRGARSNRVTCRDEKTQMTYLQHESWLRPLLRGNQVEHCRCNGGRAQCHSVPVRSCSEPWCFNGGTCQQALYSSEFVCQCPEGFMGKLCEIDATATCYKDQGVAYRGTWSTAESGAECASWNSSGLAMKPYSGRRPGAIRLGLGNHNYCRNPDQDSKPWCYVFKAGKYVSEFCSTPACTKAAEEDGDCYTGNGLAYRGTRSRTKSGASCLPWNSVFLTSKIYTAWKSNARALGLGKHNHCRNPDGDAQPWCHVWKDRQPTWEYCDVPQCVTCGLRQYKRPQFRIKGGLFADITSHPWQAAIFVKNRRSPGQRFLCGGILISSCWVLSAAHCFQERYPPHHLKVVLGRTYRLVPGEEEQMFEVEKYIVHKEFDDDTYDNDIALLHLKSDSLTCAQESGSVRTICLPDASLQLPDWTECELSGYGKHEASSPFFSERLKEAHVRLYPSSRCTSRHLFNRTVTNNMLCAGDTRSGGDHTNLHDACQGDSGGPLVCMKDNHMTLVGIISWGLGCGQKDIPGVYTKVTNYLDWIRDNMQP, translated from the exons ATGATGAACGCGGTGAAGACACAGTTCCTGTGCCTGCTGCTCTGTGGAGCCGTCTTCACGTGGCCCAGCCAG GAAACCTACAGACGACTCAGGAGAGGCGCCAGATCGAACAGAG TGACCTGCAGAGATGAAAAAACGCAGATGACATACCTCCAACACGAGTCCTGGCTGCGACCCCTGCTCAGGGGCAACCAAGTGGAGCACTGTAGGTGCAACGGTGGCAGGGCCCAGTGCCATTCGGTGCCCGTCAGAA GTTGCAGTGAACCTTGGTGTTTTAATGGGGGGACGTGTCAGCAGGCCCTCTATTCTTCAGAATTCGTCTGCCAGTGCCCGGAAGGGTTCATGGGGAAGCTCTGTGAAATAG ACGCTACCGCCACGTGCTATAAGGACCAGGGTGTCGCCTACAGAGGCACGTGGAGCACGGCAGAGAGCGGGGCTGAGTGCGCCAGCTGGAACAGCAGCGGCCTGGCCATGAAGCCGTACAGCGGGCGCAGGCCCGGCGCCATCAGGCTCGGCcttgggaaccacaactactgcag AAACCCGGACCAAGACTCAAAGCCCTGGTGCTACGTCTTCAAGGCAGGGAAATACGTCTCTGAGTTCTGCAGCACTCCAGCCTGCACTAAGG CTGCAGAAGAAGATGGGGACTGCTACACTGGAAACGGGCTGGCATACCGCGGCACCCGCAGCCGCACCAAGTCTGGGGCCTCCTGCCTCCCGTGGAATTCCGTGTTCCTAACGAGCAAGATTTACACCGCCTGGAAGAGCAACGCGCGGGCCCTGGGCCTGGGGAAGCACAACCACTGCAG GAATCCCGATGGAGACGCCCAGCCTTGGTGCCACGTGTGGAAGGACCGTCAGCCTACCTGGGAGTACTGTGATGTGCCCCAGTGTG TCACCTGTGGCCTGAGACAGTACAAGCGGCCCCAGTTCCGCATCAAAGGAGGCCTCTTCGCCGACATCACCTCCCACCCCTGGCAGGCCGCCATCTTCGTCAAGAACAGGCGGTCCCCCGGACAGCGGTTTCTGTGTGGGGGGATCCTGATCAGCTCCTGCTGGGTGCTGTCAGCCGCCCACTGCTTCCAGGAGAG GTACCCGCCTCACCATCTCAAGGTGGTCCTGGGCAGGACGTACCGGCTGGTCCCTGGAGAGGAGGAGCAGATGTTTGAAGTAGAAAAATACATCGTCCACAAGGAATTTGATGATGACACTTACGACAATGACATCG CGCTGCTGCACCTGAAATCGGACTCGCTGACCTGCGCCCAGGAGAGCGGGTCGGTCCGCACCATCTGCCTCCCAGATGCCAGCCTGCAGCTGCCCGACTGGACGGAGTGCGAGCTGTCCGGCTATGGGAAACACGAGGCCT cttctcctttcttttccgAGCGGCTGAAGGAGGCTCACGTCAGGTTGTACCCATCTAGCCGCTGCACTTCCCGGCACTTGTTTAACAGGACCGTCACCAACAACATGCTGTGTGCCGGAGACACACGGAGCGGCGGGGACCACACAAACCTGCACGATGCCTGCCAG GGTGACTCGGGTGGCCCCCTGGTGTGTATGAAGGACAACCACATGACCTTGGTCGGCATCATCAGCTGGGGCCTGGGCTGCGGGCAGAAGGACATCCCGGGCGTGTACACCAAGGTGACTAACTACCTGGACTGGATTCGAGACAACATGCAACCGTGA